The following are from one region of the Anaerotignum faecicola genome:
- a CDS encoding dihydropteroate synthase, with amino-acid sequence EGQIDDTLQFHHHLLQIDTSNIQAMERALRVYNGKPLINSVNGKQEVMEAVFPLVKRYGGVVVALALDEDGIPETADGRLKVAEKIYAKASEYGIERKDIVIDALCMTVSSDSRGAITTLETVRRVRDELCGKTILGVS; translated from the coding sequence TGGAGGGGCAGATCGATGATACTCTGCAGTTCCATCACCACCTCCTCCAGATAGACACCTCTAATATTCAGGCCATGGAACGGGCTCTGCGTGTTTACAACGGTAAGCCTTTGATTAACTCCGTCAATGGAAAGCAGGAAGTGATGGAGGCGGTATTTCCTCTGGTTAAGCGGTATGGCGGCGTTGTTGTCGCCCTGGCGCTTGACGAGGACGGAATCCCGGAGACGGCAGACGGGCGTCTGAAGGTGGCTGAAAAGATTTATGCGAAGGCATCGGAATATGGTATTGAGAGAAAAGATATTGTGATCGATGCACTCTGTATGACGGTCAGCTCTGACAGCAGGGGCGCAATTACCACACTGGAAACGGTCAGAAGAGTGAGGGATGAACTGTGCGGAAAGACAATTCTGGGTGTGTC